In Nocardia asteroides, a single genomic region encodes these proteins:
- a CDS encoding AraC family transcriptional regulator, which yields MPIGRPRPYRATGDIAPEIPRAGLGIAIIVEFALERGLSPAAVLAGTGVRTPELLGPDSVISAKQELTALRNLASGLNNPPALGLALGRYYGVSTLGVYGYACLTSATVGAALRVAVEFWELSYAFGGARIEVDAELLRVHYLDHGLPEELRPLIIERDLLAGFSVIAEMAGAAELPSEVRLSYPEPEHADALRRLMGRPLRFDQPSSSVDFPVAVLDRPLPHADAETHARCVEQCRALLARRRDPYAAALARELRSRLSAPGGGAPSFEDLAARASVSPRTLRRRLAAAGTSFRVLLDQARHATADRLLAETTDSVEEIAVRLGYAEAASFIHAYKRWTGTTPARRRAEFAARRHRLR from the coding sequence ATGCCGATCGGAAGGCCGCGGCCGTACCGGGCGACCGGGGACATCGCACCCGAGATCCCGCGCGCCGGGCTCGGGATCGCCATTATCGTCGAGTTCGCGCTGGAGCGCGGGCTTTCTCCCGCGGCGGTACTCGCGGGCACCGGCGTGCGCACCCCGGAGCTGCTCGGCCCCGACTCCGTGATCTCGGCGAAACAGGAGCTCACGGCGCTGCGCAACCTGGCGTCCGGGCTGAACAACCCGCCCGCGCTCGGCCTCGCGCTCGGCCGGTACTACGGCGTGAGCACGCTCGGGGTGTACGGCTACGCGTGCCTGACGAGCGCGACGGTGGGCGCGGCGTTGCGGGTGGCGGTGGAGTTCTGGGAGCTCAGCTACGCCTTCGGCGGGGCCCGAATCGAGGTGGATGCCGAGCTGCTGCGGGTGCACTACCTGGACCACGGCCTCCCCGAGGAGCTGCGCCCGCTGATCATCGAGCGCGACCTGCTGGCCGGTTTCTCGGTGATCGCGGAGATGGCGGGCGCGGCGGAGCTGCCGAGCGAGGTGCGGCTCTCCTACCCGGAGCCGGAGCACGCCGACGCGCTGCGGCGGCTCATGGGCCGCCCGCTCCGCTTCGACCAGCCGAGCAGCTCGGTCGACTTCCCGGTGGCGGTGCTGGACCGGCCGCTGCCGCACGCCGACGCCGAGACGCACGCCCGCTGCGTCGAGCAGTGCCGGGCGCTGCTTGCCCGCCGTCGCGACCCGTACGCGGCGGCGCTGGCGCGCGAGCTCCGCTCCCGGTTGAGCGCGCCCGGCGGCGGCGCGCCCTCGTTCGAGGACCTGGCGGCGCGGGCCAGCGTCAGCCCGCGCACGCTGCGCCGCAGGCTGGCCGCGGCGGGGACCAGCTTCCGGGTGCTGCTGGATCAGGCCAGGCACGCCACGGCCGATCGGCTGCTCGCCGAGACGACGGACTCGGTGGAGGAGATCGCGGTGCGGCTCGGCTACGCGGAGGCGGCCAGCTTCATCCACGCCTACAAGCGGTGGACCGGCACCACCCCGGCGCGGCGCCGGGCGGAGTTCGCCGCCCGGCGGCACCGGCTGCGCTGA
- a CDS encoding DUF3556 domain-containing protein, translating to MGFRTPDLPVVDLESWRAGTRGERIRPMARHWAEVGFGTPVVLHLFYVGKILAYLLALYLIALSTEGIDGPIAQWWTEPIVFQKVVLFTLLFEVVGLGCGFGPLNNRYNPPMGSILYWLRPGTIRLPPWPNVIPLTKGTARTPVDVALYAALLIAVVIALVSDGSRANPGFGAGLLPVWQIALILALLGVLALRDKVIFLAARGEVYGTLTVAFLFSGADLIVAAKLVFVVIWMGAATSKLNKHFPFVVATMMSNSPVVRSKRLKRSFFENFPDDLRPGGRARFFAHGGTAVELLVPVVLFFATGSWLTAVAAAIMVTFHLVILTAIPMGVPLEWNVFMIIGIVVLFVGNAGVGLGDLEHPAVLLLPAVSAAVVITGNLFPRRVSFLPGMRYYAGNWDTTVWCVKPSGAAKIGEHVVAIASMPQAQLEKVYGEGRAEILQYLGYAFRAMNTHGRALFTLVHRAMPEGHEGEYVITDGERICSTALGWNFGDGHMHSEQLIAALQERCGFEPGEVRVVLLDAQPIQRQTQAYRLVDAATGEFERGEVRVADMVTRQPWQDDVPVTVTFSARS from the coding sequence ATGGGTTTTCGTACGCCCGACCTGCCGGTCGTCGACCTGGAGAGCTGGCGCGCGGGCACCCGCGGCGAGCGCATCCGGCCCATGGCGCGGCACTGGGCCGAGGTCGGGTTCGGGACGCCGGTGGTGCTGCACCTGTTCTACGTCGGGAAGATCCTGGCGTACCTGCTCGCGCTGTACCTGATCGCGCTGTCCACGGAAGGAATCGACGGCCCGATCGCGCAGTGGTGGACCGAGCCGATCGTGTTCCAGAAGGTCGTGCTGTTCACGCTGCTGTTCGAGGTGGTCGGGCTCGGCTGCGGATTCGGGCCGCTGAACAACCGGTACAACCCGCCGATGGGGTCGATCCTGTACTGGCTGCGCCCGGGCACGATCCGGCTGCCGCCATGGCCGAACGTGATCCCGTTGACGAAGGGCACCGCGCGGACGCCGGTGGATGTGGCGCTGTATGCGGCGCTGCTGATCGCGGTGGTGATCGCGCTGGTCAGCGACGGGTCGAGGGCGAACCCCGGGTTCGGCGCCGGACTGCTCCCGGTGTGGCAGATCGCGCTGATCCTGGCCCTGCTCGGGGTGCTGGCGCTGCGCGACAAGGTGATCTTCCTGGCGGCGCGCGGCGAGGTGTACGGAACCCTCACCGTCGCCTTCCTGTTCAGCGGCGCCGACCTGATCGTGGCCGCGAAGCTGGTGTTCGTGGTGATCTGGATGGGCGCGGCCACCTCGAAGCTGAACAAGCACTTCCCGTTCGTGGTGGCGACCATGATGTCGAACAGCCCGGTGGTCCGGTCGAAGCGGCTCAAGCGGTCGTTCTTCGAGAACTTCCCGGACGACCTGCGCCCCGGCGGGCGGGCGCGGTTCTTCGCGCACGGCGGGACGGCGGTGGAGCTGCTGGTGCCGGTGGTGCTGTTCTTCGCGACCGGGAGCTGGCTCACCGCGGTGGCGGCCGCGATCATGGTGACCTTCCACCTGGTGATCCTGACGGCGATCCCGATGGGTGTGCCGCTGGAGTGGAACGTGTTCATGATCATCGGGATCGTGGTGCTGTTCGTCGGCAACGCCGGGGTCGGGCTCGGCGATCTCGAGCACCCGGCGGTGCTGCTGCTGCCCGCGGTGAGCGCGGCGGTCGTGATCACGGGGAACCTGTTCCCGCGGCGCGTCTCGTTCCTGCCCGGCATGCGGTACTACGCCGGGAATTGGGATACGACGGTGTGGTGCGTGAAGCCATCGGGGGCGGCGAAGATCGGCGAGCACGTGGTCGCCATCGCCTCGATGCCGCAGGCGCAGCTGGAGAAGGTCTACGGCGAGGGACGTGCGGAGATCCTGCAGTACCTCGGCTACGCCTTCCGTGCCATGAACACGCACGGCCGCGCGCTCTTCACCCTGGTGCACCGGGCCATGCCGGAGGGGCACGAGGGCGAGTACGTGATCACCGACGGCGAGCGGATCTGCAGCACCGCGCTCGGCTGGAACTTCGGCGACGGGCACATGCACAGCGAGCAGCTCATCGCCGCGCTGCAGGAGCGCTGCGGGTTCGAGCCGGGTGAGGTCAGGGTCGTGCTGCTGGACGCGCAGCCGATCCAGCGGCAGACCCAGGCGTATCGGCTGGTCGACGCCGCGACCGGCGAGTTCGAGCGCGGGGAGGTGCGGGTGGCCGATATGGTGACGCGCCAGCCCTGGCAGGACGACGTTCCCGTCACCGTGACGTTCAGCGCGCGGAGCTGA
- a CDS encoding three-helix bundle dimerization domain-containing protein, giving the protein MNSNRTSSLAGERENLVGDMNPEEPIARIVVRPPAAHFFPQQEGAMPRIEHEEADQIDQVIERLRDRYPLLANTDLDVLVHTIHHRYAGCRVHDFVPLLVEKAARQVISRLPADVAESLG; this is encoded by the coding sequence GTGAATTCGAATCGCACCTCATCGCTCGCCGGCGAAAGGGAGAATCTTGTCGGCGATATGAATCCGGAAGAGCCGATCGCGCGTATTGTCGTGCGTCCACCCGCAGCACACTTCTTCCCTCAGCAGGAGGGCGCCATGCCGAGAATCGAGCACGAAGAAGCGGATCAGATCGACCAGGTGATCGAGCGATTGCGCGACCGCTACCCGTTGCTGGCGAACACCGATCTGGATGTGCTCGTGCACACCATTCACCACCGCTATGCGGGCTGCCGGGTGCACGACTTCGTGCCGCTTCTGGTCGAGAAGGCGGCGCGGCAGGTCATTTCCCGGCTACCAGCCGACGTCGCCGAGTCGCTCGGATGA
- a CDS encoding ABC transporter permease yields the protein MTAAPLAPASAQLRPVVSNRISLRGSVDHALVMARRGLLKIRHNPQELFDVIALPVVFTVMFSSIFGGAIAGTVTGYLPTLIPGVLVQVTIAASVGTGVKLREDMNKGVFDRFRSLPIARIAPLAGSLLADMVRYAVATAMTVAVGLLMGYRPASLAGLLAACLLVMVVAFALSWIFALMGVLMDKPSTVQGVSMLVLMPLTFVSNALVPVDTMPGWMQAFAHVNPVSHLVSAVRTLADTGRASSEIATSLLGAVLVLAVMAPLTVRVYMRKA from the coding sequence GTGACCGCGGCGCCGCTCGCGCCGGCGAGCGCTCAGCTCCGGCCCGTCGTCTCCAACCGCATCTCGCTGCGCGGGTCGGTCGACCACGCGCTGGTCATGGCGCGCCGCGGGCTGCTCAAGATCCGGCACAACCCGCAGGAGCTCTTCGACGTCATCGCGCTGCCGGTGGTCTTCACGGTCATGTTCTCCAGCATCTTCGGCGGCGCCATCGCCGGAACGGTGACCGGCTACCTGCCGACGCTGATCCCCGGCGTGCTGGTGCAGGTCACCATAGCGGCCTCGGTCGGCACCGGGGTGAAGCTGCGCGAGGACATGAACAAGGGCGTCTTCGACCGGTTCCGGTCGCTGCCGATCGCGCGGATCGCGCCGCTGGCGGGCTCGCTGCTCGCCGACATGGTGCGCTACGCGGTGGCCACGGCGATGACCGTCGCCGTCGGGCTGCTGATGGGGTACCGCCCGGCCAGCCTGGCCGGGCTGCTGGCCGCCTGCCTGCTGGTGATGGTGGTGGCCTTCGCGCTGAGCTGGATCTTCGCGCTGATGGGTGTCCTGATGGACAAGCCGTCGACGGTGCAGGGGGTCTCGATGCTGGTGCTGATGCCGCTGACCTTCGTCTCCAACGCGCTGGTCCCGGTGGACACCATGCCGGGCTGGATGCAGGCGTTCGCGCACGTGAACCCGGTCTCGCACCTGGTCTCCGCGGTGCGCACGCTGGCCGACACCGGGCGGGCGAGCAGCGAGATCGCGACCTCGCTGCTCGGCGCCGTGCTCGTGCTCGCGGTGATGGCCCCGCTCACCGTGCGGGTCTACATGCGCAAGGCGTGA
- a CDS encoding MFS transporter produces the protein MSESTGTTRARGVLVPLALAQFICSFAGSNMNVMITDISTDLNTTVQGVQVAITIFLLVMAALMIPCGALTDRFGRKPCFVLGLAVYGVGAVVSAVSPNLGVLILGNSILEGIGTALLIPPVYILTTLLFTESARRAKAFGTIMALGGVGAAAGPLIGGLITSVLSWRAAFGFQALVIVVIIVSSRRILDPLPPDPTKSFDLLGAVLSAGGLVLLVTGIMAIDDNLVLSLALLVLAAAVLTVFFLTIRAKDRAGGAPLLRIALFRNRTSNLGLITQNIQWLLLMGTSFVVAAYLQVVRGYNAVETGVIFTAATLGMLVTSLSAERFATRRSPRTLIMAGFGITIAGLVVLVTMAGNSVSPWAFAPGLLLIGLGLGMMLTPSVTVVQSSFSEDEQGEISGLSRSVSNLGSSLGTAVAGTILVAGLSGHAYAAAMITLAAIGVAGFLAASMLPRRILPVDTGHTSGGS, from the coding sequence ATGAGCGAATCGACCGGTACGACACGCGCCCGCGGGGTGCTGGTGCCCCTGGCGCTGGCGCAGTTCATCTGCAGCTTCGCGGGCTCCAACATGAATGTGATGATCACCGACATCAGCACCGACCTGAACACCACGGTGCAGGGCGTCCAGGTCGCGATCACGATCTTCCTGCTGGTGATGGCGGCGTTGATGATTCCGTGCGGCGCGCTCACCGACCGGTTCGGCCGCAAGCCCTGCTTCGTGCTCGGGCTGGCCGTCTACGGCGTCGGCGCGGTGGTCAGCGCGGTGTCGCCCAACCTGGGCGTGCTGATCCTGGGCAACTCGATCCTGGAGGGCATCGGCACCGCCCTGCTCATCCCGCCGGTCTACATCCTGACCACCCTGCTGTTCACCGAATCCGCCCGGCGTGCCAAGGCATTCGGGACGATCATGGCGCTGGGCGGCGTCGGCGCCGCGGCCGGGCCGCTGATCGGTGGCCTGATCACCTCGGTGCTGAGCTGGCGGGCAGCCTTCGGATTCCAGGCCCTGGTCATCGTGGTCATCATCGTCTCCAGTCGCCGCATCCTCGATCCCCTGCCCCCCGACCCCACCAAGTCCTTCGACCTCCTCGGCGCGGTGCTCTCGGCGGGCGGGCTCGTCCTGCTCGTCACCGGCATCATGGCCATCGACGACAACCTCGTGCTGAGCCTGGCCCTGCTGGTGCTGGCGGCGGCCGTGCTGACCGTCTTCTTCCTGACCATCCGTGCCAAGGACCGGGCCGGAGGCGCACCGCTGCTGCGGATCGCGCTGTTCCGCAACCGCACCTCCAACCTCGGCCTGATCACCCAGAACATCCAGTGGCTGCTGCTGATGGGCACCTCGTTCGTGGTCGCGGCCTACCTGCAGGTCGTGCGGGGCTACAACGCCGTGGAGACGGGCGTGATCTTCACCGCGGCCACCCTCGGCATGCTGGTGACCTCGCTGTCGGCCGAGCGCTTCGCCACCCGTCGGAGCCCGCGCACGCTCATCATGGCCGGTTTCGGCATCACCATCGCCGGGCTCGTCGTGCTGGTGACCATGGCGGGAAACTCGGTGAGTCCCTGGGCATTCGCGCCGGGGCTGCTCCTCATCGGGCTCGGCCTCGGAATGATGCTGACCCCCTCGGTCACCGTCGTGCAGTCCAGCTTCAGCGAAGACGAGCAAGGCGAGATCTCCGGGCTGTCGCGCAGCGTGTCGAACCTCGGCTCCTCGCTGGGCACCGCCGTCGCGGGCACCATCCTGGTCGCCGGGCTGAGCGGGCACGCCTATGCCGCGGCCATGATCACGCTCGCCGCGATCGGTGTCGCCGGGTTCCTCGCGGCGTCGATGCTGCCCCGCCGGATCCTGCCGGTCGACACCGGCCATACATCCGGAGGTAGCTGA
- a CDS encoding glycosyltransferase: MTFVLAFSGSRGDVQPAVALGVALAGAGHAVRLAVPPNLVEFGRGAGLETHPFGADTGALLGSELVRRQLKSANPRTRLRAIAELTLRDGRRTQRELAELAAGADVLIGGSAGQERVLNVATALDIPYLPVHYCPLRRNGVVSLLPADGLPPAVHRVGWTALEQLLWLGIRGAERTLAADLGLPAPVGPAAGRIAGVPEIQAYDPLLFPGLAEEWGPARPLTGFLGLAPETRALVDPGTGDDGLDAWLAAGPPPLYVGFGSMTVADPPELARTLALVTAELGLRVLVVSGWGGLDGTEFAPHGDRIRVVRSVDHAAVLPRCVALVHHGGAGTVAAGLRAGRPALICWHGADQPLWGRRLRALGAGTAIPVAGLTPERLQSALVDVLRPERAAAAARAAAALIPPAAAAERAVRIAERVAEVATRRSRGDAVQAGTLSVVVPAYNEEEVIGECLDRLTTQLGAITEIVVVDNNSTDKTADIVRGYAERFPQVVLVREEQQGLVHARNRGLDAATGALLARIDADTRIPAHWAATVVEFFAADTAGHWAAACGRGEAYGLPYGDRVGRAKNRLRERDPDGVKQVPVLYGSNMILRAETWAAIRGSVAMRRDVFEDVDMGLCVTEIGGRNAFLNNLTVGVAARRMETGVPAFVRYMACLPRTLLLHRRWGLAAGAALVYVPSIVVLHAARLLLIRAYDRRTGTYGLRNMLRRGENHADRPAP; this comes from the coding sequence ATGACTTTCGTGCTCGCGTTCTCCGGGAGCCGGGGCGATGTGCAGCCCGCGGTCGCGCTCGGCGTCGCGCTGGCGGGCGCGGGCCACGCGGTGCGGCTCGCGGTCCCGCCCAACCTGGTCGAGTTCGGCCGCGGCGCCGGGCTGGAGACGCACCCCTTCGGCGCCGACACCGGTGCGCTGCTCGGCTCGGAACTGGTGCGACGGCAACTCAAATCGGCGAACCCGCGCACCCGGCTGCGGGCGATCGCGGAGCTCACGCTGCGCGACGGCAGGCGGACGCAGCGCGAGCTGGCCGAGCTCGCCGCGGGCGCGGATGTGCTGATCGGCGGCAGCGCCGGGCAGGAGCGGGTGCTGAACGTCGCCACCGCGCTCGACATTCCATACCTGCCGGTCCACTACTGCCCACTGCGCCGCAACGGCGTGGTCTCGCTGCTGCCTGCGGACGGGCTCCCGCCCGCGGTGCACCGGGTCGGCTGGACCGCGCTGGAACAGCTGCTGTGGCTGGGAATTCGTGGCGCCGAGCGGACGCTCGCGGCGGATCTCGGGCTGCCCGCGCCGGTCGGCCCCGCGGCGGGCCGGATCGCCGGGGTTCCGGAGATCCAGGCCTACGACCCGCTGCTCTTCCCCGGCCTCGCCGAGGAGTGGGGTCCGGCCCGGCCGCTCACCGGCTTCCTCGGTCTCGCGCCCGAGACCCGCGCGCTCGTCGACCCGGGCACCGGTGACGACGGCCTCGACGCCTGGCTCGCCGCAGGCCCGCCGCCGCTGTACGTCGGCTTCGGCAGCATGACCGTCGCCGATCCGCCGGAACTGGCCCGCACGCTGGCCCTGGTCACCGCGGAGCTCGGGCTGCGCGTGCTGGTGGTCTCCGGCTGGGGCGGGCTCGACGGCACCGAGTTCGCGCCGCACGGCGACCGGATCCGGGTGGTGCGCAGCGTCGACCACGCGGCGGTGCTTCCGCGCTGCGTCGCGCTGGTGCACCACGGTGGCGCCGGGACCGTCGCCGCCGGGCTGCGCGCCGGACGTCCGGCGCTGATCTGCTGGCACGGCGCCGACCAGCCGCTCTGGGGTCGCAGGCTGCGCGCGCTCGGCGCCGGGACGGCCATCCCGGTCGCCGGGCTGACGCCGGAGCGGCTACAGTCCGCGCTCGTCGATGTGCTGCGCCCGGAGCGGGCGGCGGCCGCGGCGCGCGCGGCGGCAGCGCTGATCCCGCCCGCCGCGGCGGCGGAGCGGGCGGTGCGGATCGCCGAACGGGTGGCCGAGGTGGCCACCCGCCGATCGAGAGGGGATGCGGTGCAGGCGGGCACGCTGTCGGTGGTCGTACCGGCATACAACGAGGAGGAGGTGATCGGCGAGTGTCTCGACCGGCTCACCACCCAGCTCGGGGCGATCACCGAGATCGTGGTGGTCGACAACAACTCGACCGACAAGACCGCCGACATCGTGCGCGGTTACGCGGAGCGCTTCCCGCAGGTCGTGCTGGTGCGCGAGGAGCAGCAGGGGCTGGTGCACGCGCGTAACCGCGGGCTGGACGCCGCCACCGGCGCGCTGCTCGCCCGGATCGACGCCGACACCAGGATCCCGGCGCACTGGGCCGCCACCGTGGTCGAGTTCTTCGCCGCGGACACCGCCGGGCACTGGGCCGCGGCCTGCGGGCGCGGCGAGGCGTACGGGCTGCCCTACGGCGACCGGGTCGGCCGGGCCAAGAACCGGCTGCGCGAACGCGATCCGGACGGCGTGAAGCAGGTGCCGGTGCTCTACGGCTCGAACATGATCCTGCGCGCCGAGACCTGGGCTGCCATCCGGGGCTCGGTCGCCATGCGCCGCGACGTCTTCGAGGATGTCGACATGGGGCTCTGCGTCACCGAGATCGGTGGCCGCAACGCCTTCCTGAACAACCTGACCGTCGGCGTCGCGGCGCGCCGGATGGAGACCGGGGTCCCGGCCTTCGTCCGGTACATGGCCTGCCTGCCGCGCACCCTGCTGCTGCACAGGCGCTGGGGGCTCGCGGCCGGTGCGGCGCTCGTCTACGTGCCGTCCATCGTGGTCCTGCACGCGGCGCGGCTGCTGCTCATCCGCGCCTACGATCGTCGCACCGGCACCTACGGGCTGCGGAACATGCTGCGGCGTGGCGAGAACCACGCCGACCGGCCCGCTCCCTGA
- a CDS encoding acetaldehyde dehydrogenase (catalyzes the formation of acetyl-CoA from acetalaldehyde), whose amino-acid sequence MQPTKVAVIGSGPVGTDLMMKVLHGAPTLEMAALIGIDPDSPGLVQATELGVPTSARGLAGLLAMPHFADIALVFDATTAGAHRANVTALAEHGKRIVHLTQSALGAHVVPGVNLDAHVGAGNINVLTGSAQATVPLVAAIATVTPVLEATVSAVVAGTPAARMTRDRIAALTDTTAHALTTVGGALRGRASLSLDRTDPPRATVATLRATVGALDRSGRAAVAAAVREAASRVACYSPGFRVAGEVGIEPGREGADEVTVGLELTGAGAHLPVHAGGLDLMTAAAVRIAERIAVSSAR is encoded by the coding sequence ATGCAGCCAACCAAGGTCGCCGTCATCGGCTCCGGCCCCGTCGGGACCGATCTGATGATGAAGGTGCTGCACGGCGCCCCGACCCTGGAGATGGCCGCCCTGATCGGCATCGACCCCGACTCCCCCGGGCTCGTGCAGGCCACCGAGCTGGGCGTCCCGACCTCCGCGCGCGGGCTGGCCGGGCTGCTCGCCATGCCGCACTTCGCCGACATCGCGCTGGTCTTCGACGCCACCACCGCCGGGGCGCACCGCGCCAACGTCACCGCGCTGGCCGAGCACGGCAAGCGGATCGTGCACCTCACCCAGTCCGCGCTCGGCGCCCACGTGGTGCCGGGGGTGAATCTGGACGCGCACGTCGGCGCGGGCAACATCAACGTCCTCACCGGCAGCGCCCAGGCGACCGTCCCGCTGGTCGCCGCCATCGCCACCGTCACCCCGGTGCTGGAGGCCACGGTCTCCGCCGTGGTGGCAGGCACCCCTGCGGCGCGCATGACCAGGGATCGGATCGCCGCGCTCACCGACACCACCGCGCACGCGCTGACCACCGTCGGCGGCGCGCTGCGCGGCCGCGCCTCGCTCAGCCTGGACCGCACCGACCCGCCGCGCGCCACCGTCGCCACGCTGCGCGCTACCGTCGGCGCGCTCGACCGAAGTGGCCGCGCTGCCGTCGCCGCCGCGGTCCGGGAGGCGGCGAGCCGGGTCGCCTGCTACTCCCCCGGGTTCCGGGTGGCGGGCGAGGTCGGGATCGAGCCGGGGCGGGAGGGCGCCGACGAGGTGACCGTCGGGCTGGAGCTCACCGGCGCGGGCGCGCACCTGCCTGTGCACGCGGGCGGGCTCGACCTGATGACCGCGGCGGCTGTCCGGATCGCGGAGCGGATCGCGGTCAGCTCCGCGCGCTGA
- a CDS encoding glycosyltransferase, with translation MKFLLAFNGTRGDVQPAVVAGAELQRRGHDVVLGVPPNLVEFAAAAGLDARPFGYDTRAHMKSEPVQAALRGGGPRQRLRALAEVRDLGWAQGVRDMGALADGADAIVTGFVTEQIGLAYAAARGVPGVLLQHAPIRPNRSTFPVPGVSPALPGPAKAAGWWAVETVMWALTRNRQNALRRSLGAPGRAPRSPRAAAEIQVYDPALCPELALEWAGTHRPFTGFLDLAAEQRARIGTDTGPELLAWIERGDPPLYVGFGSMPIADPAATVAAVTAACAHFGVRALISGGWHDLPVPETETVRAIGSVDHELIFPRCRAVLHHGGAGTTAAALRAGVPSLIAWIGSDQPFWGSVCERFGAGASTRAKGLTTEILIDKLRTVLAPETAASARALGARLIGPDEARTRCADALEASLRRTTAGAGA, from the coding sequence GTGAAGTTTCTGCTCGCGTTCAACGGGACCCGCGGCGACGTCCAGCCCGCCGTGGTCGCCGGTGCGGAGCTGCAGCGGCGCGGGCACGACGTGGTGCTCGGGGTCCCGCCCAACCTCGTCGAGTTCGCCGCCGCGGCCGGGCTGGACGCGCGCCCGTTCGGCTACGACACCAGGGCGCACATGAAGTCCGAGCCGGTGCAGGCCGCGCTGCGCGGCGGCGGACCACGACAGCGGCTGCGCGCCCTCGCCGAGGTGCGCGACCTGGGCTGGGCGCAGGGCGTGCGGGACATGGGCGCGCTCGCCGACGGCGCGGACGCCATCGTCACCGGCTTCGTCACCGAGCAGATCGGGCTCGCCTACGCCGCCGCCCGCGGCGTGCCGGGCGTGCTGCTCCAGCACGCCCCCATCCGCCCCAACCGCAGCACCTTCCCGGTCCCCGGGGTCTCCCCCGCCCTGCCCGGCCCGGCGAAGGCCGCGGGCTGGTGGGCCGTCGAGACCGTCATGTGGGCGCTGACCCGCAACCGGCAGAACGCCCTGCGCCGCTCCCTCGGCGCACCCGGCCGCGCGCCACGCTCCCCGCGCGCCGCCGCGGAGATCCAGGTCTACGACCCCGCGCTCTGCCCCGAGCTGGCCCTGGAGTGGGCGGGCACGCACCGGCCCTTCACCGGCTTCCTCGACCTGGCCGCCGAGCAGCGCGCCCGGATCGGCACCGACACCGGCCCCGAGCTGCTGGCCTGGATCGAGCGCGGCGACCCGCCGCTCTACGTCGGCTTCGGCAGCATGCCGATCGCCGACCCGGCGGCCACGGTCGCCGCGGTCACCGCCGCCTGCGCGCACTTCGGGGTCAGGGCGCTGATCAGCGGCGGCTGGCACGACCTCCCGGTACCCGAGACCGAGACGGTTCGCGCGATCGGCAGCGTCGACCACGAACTGATCTTCCCGCGCTGCCGAGCCGTGCTGCACCACGGCGGTGCCGGGACAACGGCGGCCGCGCTGCGGGCCGGGGTGCCGAGCCTGATCGCCTGGATCGGCTCGGACCAGCCGTTCTGGGGGTCGGTCTGCGAGCGGTTCGGCGCGGGCGCCTCGACCAGGGCCAAGGGGCTCACCACCGAGATCCTGATCGACAAGCTGCGCACGGTCCTCGCCCCGGAGACCGCGGCGAGCGCCAGGGCGCTCGGTGCCCGGCTGATCGGCCCGGACGAGGCGCGCACCCGCTGCGCGGACGCCCTCGAGGCGAGCCTGCGCCGCACGACGGCGGGAGCGGGCGCGTGA
- a CDS encoding ATP-binding cassette domain-containing protein has translation MSGVPVPAIETTGLSKSFGAFRAVDGIDLTVPSGSVCAVLGPNGAGKTTMVRMIATLTRPDAGRAAVFGYDVVREATAVRSLIGLTGQYASVDEELTARENLAIFGRLLGRSGRAAQHRADELLDEFGLTDAGNRALKHFSGGMRRRLDLAASLVARPPLLFLDEPTTGLDPRTRAQMWHTVRDLVREGTTVLLTTQYLDEADELADRIVVIDHGRLVADGTADELKAGIGTATLTLRVPDPDLTVAIGVVHRFLGDTAAVSAGEGRLAVPAISNARLPELLIALRDSDVDVLEVALAKPSLDEVFFAITGSRRPAVAEPV, from the coding sequence ATGTCTGGCGTCCCGGTTCCCGCCATCGAAACAACGGGGCTGTCCAAATCTTTCGGCGCTTTCCGGGCCGTGGACGGTATCGACCTGACGGTCCCGTCCGGAAGTGTGTGCGCGGTACTCGGCCCCAACGGGGCGGGCAAGACCACCATGGTCCGGATGATCGCGACGCTGACCCGGCCGGATGCCGGGCGCGCGGCGGTCTTCGGCTACGACGTGGTGCGCGAGGCGACCGCGGTGCGCTCGCTGATCGGGCTCACCGGGCAGTACGCCTCGGTGGACGAGGAGCTGACCGCCCGGGAGAACCTCGCCATCTTCGGCAGGCTGCTCGGCCGCTCCGGCCGCGCGGCACAGCACCGCGCCGACGAACTGCTCGACGAGTTCGGGCTCACCGACGCGGGAAACCGCGCGCTCAAGCACTTCTCGGGCGGCATGCGGCGCCGCCTCGACCTGGCCGCCAGCCTGGTCGCCCGGCCGCCGCTGCTCTTCCTGGACGAGCCGACAACCGGACTCGATCCCCGAACCCGCGCGCAGATGTGGCACACCGTCCGCGATCTGGTACGAGAGGGAACCACCGTCTTGCTGACGACGCAGTATCTGGACGAGGCCGACGAACTCGCCGACCGGATCGTGGTCATCGACCACGGCCGCCTGGTCGCCGACGGCACCGCCGACGAACTCAAGGCCGGGATCGGCACCGCCACCCTCACCCTGCGGGTGCCCGACCCGGACCTCACCGTCGCCATCGGGGTGGTGCACCGCTTCCTCGGCGACACCGCCGCGGTCTCCGCGGGCGAGGGCAGGCTGGCGGTCCCCGCCATCAGCAACGCCCGGCTCCCGGAGCTGCTGATCGCGCTGCGCGACAGCGACGTCGACGTGCTCGAGGTGGCGCTGGCCAAGCCGAGCCTGGACGAGGTCTTCTTCGCCATCACCGGCAGCAGGCGCCCGGCCGTCGCGGAGCCGGTGTGA